A single genomic interval of Nonomuraea rubra harbors:
- a CDS encoding GNAT family N-acetyltransferase: protein MESLPTIRAAASEDLKVVTEINAHYVTKSVATFDETARTFDDWQRWLEELTERGLPFLVADLSGEVAGYAYAGPWRPKAAYRHTVEDTIYIAPGHLGRGLGKALLGTLLTESAKAGMRHMIAVIADTGDGASAALHRRFGFAEAGRLTGVGYKHDRWIDTLLMQRPLMG, encoded by the coding sequence GTGGAAAGCCTGCCCACCATCCGCGCTGCGGCATCCGAGGATTTGAAGGTCGTGACCGAGATCAACGCCCACTACGTCACCAAAAGCGTGGCCACCTTCGACGAGACGGCTCGCACGTTCGATGACTGGCAGCGCTGGCTGGAAGAGCTCACCGAACGCGGTCTGCCGTTCCTCGTCGCCGACTTGTCTGGCGAAGTGGCCGGCTACGCGTACGCCGGTCCCTGGCGTCCCAAAGCCGCCTACCGGCACACCGTCGAGGACACGATCTACATCGCCCCCGGCCACCTCGGACGCGGGCTCGGCAAGGCATTGCTCGGCACTCTCCTGACGGAGTCTGCCAAAGCCGGAATGCGCCACATGATCGCCGTCATTGCAGACACAGGCGACGGCGCCTCCGCCGCACTGCACCGCCGCTTCGGCTTCGCTGAGGCAGGTCGGCTGACCGGCGTCGGCTACAAGCACGACCGCTGGATCGACACCCTGCTCATGCAGCGCCCACTGATGGGATGA
- a CDS encoding helix-turn-helix domain-containing protein: MIDLVALGQRVQKLRHQRGMTLQQMAGAADVSVSMLSSVERGHKAPTVVVLARIADGLGVALAELVAAPEDRRVIVRRAAEQDTVEEPGGWRRSILTPVVPGVNFEWIRTTLPPGCDVGRFPAYAQGSHEYVVVESGTLRLAVADQTVELSEGDSAYFAADAEHGYVNPGLVSCTYHVAALIMRPRVARSHP; this comes from the coding sequence ATGATCGACCTGGTCGCACTGGGGCAGCGTGTGCAGAAACTTAGGCATCAGCGCGGCATGACCCTTCAGCAGATGGCCGGCGCGGCCGACGTCAGCGTGAGCATGCTGTCCTCGGTCGAACGCGGCCATAAGGCGCCGACCGTGGTCGTGCTCGCCCGCATCGCCGATGGTCTCGGCGTGGCCCTCGCCGAACTGGTCGCCGCGCCGGAGGACCGCCGCGTCATCGTCCGCCGTGCCGCTGAGCAGGACACCGTCGAAGAGCCTGGCGGATGGCGCCGATCGATACTCACACCCGTAGTGCCCGGCGTGAACTTTGAGTGGATTCGTACCACCCTGCCCCCGGGCTGCGACGTCGGCCGGTTTCCGGCCTATGCTCAGGGCTCGCACGAGTACGTCGTGGTTGAGTCCGGCACGCTCCGGCTAGCCGTTGCGGATCAGACCGTCGAACTGAGCGAAGGAGACTCGGCCTACTTCGCCGCCGACGCCGAACACGGTTACGTCAACCCCGGCCTGGTCTCCTGCACGTACCATGTTGCCGCACTCATCATGCGTCCGCGCGTCGCCCGGTCGCACCCGTGA